Proteins from a single region of Lelliottia sp. JS-SCA-14:
- the metR gene encoding HTH-type transcriptional regulator MetR codes for MIEIKHLKTLQALRNCGSLAAAAATLHQTQSALSHQFSDLEQRLGFRLFVRKSQPLRFTPQGEILLQLANQVLPQIASALQSCNEPQQTRLRIAIECHSCIQWLTPALENFRQNWPQVEMDFKSGVTFDPQPSLQQGELDLVLTSDILPRSGLHYSPMFDYEVRLVLAPDHPLALKTRVTPEDLATETLLIYPVQRSRLDIWRHFLQPAGISPNLKSVDNTLLLIQMVAAKMGIAALPHWVVESFERQGLVVTKTLGEGLWSRLYAAVRDGEQRQPVTEAFIRSARNHACDHLPFVRSAERPNGDAPIAKPGSPSPQ; via the coding sequence ATGATCGAGATAAAACACCTGAAAACGCTACAAGCGTTGCGGAACTGCGGTTCGCTCGCAGCGGCTGCGGCCACGCTGCATCAAACACAATCCGCCCTGTCACACCAGTTCAGCGATCTGGAACAACGCCTTGGCTTCCGTCTGTTCGTGCGTAAGAGCCAGCCGCTGCGCTTTACGCCGCAGGGCGAGATTTTGCTGCAGCTGGCGAATCAGGTGCTGCCGCAGATCGCCAGCGCGTTGCAATCCTGCAATGAACCGCAGCAGACGCGCCTGCGCATCGCCATCGAGTGTCACAGCTGTATTCAGTGGCTGACGCCCGCGCTGGAGAATTTCCGCCAGAACTGGCCGCAGGTGGAGATGGACTTCAAATCGGGCGTGACCTTTGATCCGCAGCCGTCCCTCCAGCAGGGCGAGCTGGATCTGGTCCTGACTTCCGATATTCTGCCGCGCAGCGGTCTGCACTATTCGCCGATGTTTGATTATGAGGTGCGCCTGGTGCTGGCCCCGGATCATCCGTTAGCGCTGAAAACCCGCGTGACGCCGGAAGATCTGGCGACCGAAACCCTGCTGATCTATCCGGTCCAGCGCAGTCGCCTGGATATCTGGCGTCATTTCCTGCAACCGGCAGGCATCAGCCCGAACCTGAAGAGCGTCGATAACACCCTGCTGTTGATTCAGATGGTGGCGGCGAAAATGGGGATCGCGGCGCTGCCGCACTGGGTAGTGGAGAGTTTTGAACGCCAGGGTCTGGTAGTGACCAAAACCCTGGGCGAGGGACTGTGGAGCCGACTGTACGCCGCCGTGCGCGATGGCGAGCAGCGCCAGCCGGTGACGGAGGCCTTTATTCGCTCAGCGCGGAATCACGCTTGCGACCACCTGCCGTTTGTTCGGAGCGCGGAGCGACCCAATGGCGATGCACCCATAGCGAAGCCAGGATCACCGTCCCCCCAATAA
- the yigL gene encoding sugar/pyridoxal phosphate phosphatase YigL produces the protein MYQVVASDLDGTLLSPDHTLSPYAKETLKLLTARGVNFVFATGRHHVDVGQIRDNLDIKAYMITSNGARVHDTDGNLIFTHNLDRDIAADLFGVVHSNPKIVTNVYRNDDWFMNRHRPDEMRFFKEAVFNYTLYEPGLLEPEGISKVFFTCESHEELLPLEQAINARWGDRVNVSFSTLTCLEVMAGGVSKGHALEAVAKRMGYKLKDCIAFGDGMNDAEMLSMAGKGCIMENAHQRLKDMHPELEVIGTNADNAVPNYLRKLFLE, from the coding sequence ATGTACCAGGTTGTCGCATCTGATTTAGATGGCACGCTGCTTTCCCCCGATCACACCCTGTCGCCTTACGCGAAAGAAACCTTAAAACTCCTGACTGCTCGTGGCGTGAACTTCGTTTTCGCGACGGGCCGCCACCACGTGGATGTGGGGCAGATCCGCGATAATCTGGACATCAAAGCGTACATGATCACCTCCAACGGTGCGCGCGTACACGACACCGACGGCAACCTGATCTTCACCCATAACCTCGACCGCGACATCGCCGCCGACCTGTTTGGCGTGGTGCACAGCAACCCGAAGATCGTCACTAACGTCTACCGCAACGACGACTGGTTTATGAACCGTCATCGCCCGGATGAGATGCGTTTCTTCAAGGAAGCGGTATTCAACTACACCCTGTATGAGCCAGGTTTGCTTGAGCCGGAAGGGATCAGCAAAGTGTTCTTCACCTGCGAAAGCCACGAAGAATTGCTCCCGCTGGAGCAGGCGATTAACGCGCGCTGGGGCGATCGCGTCAACGTCAGCTTCTCCACCCTGACCTGTCTGGAAGTGATGGCGGGCGGCGTGTCGAAAGGCCACGCGCTGGAAGCGGTCGCGAAACGCATGGGCTACAAGCTGAAAGATTGTATCGCCTTTGGCGACGGTATGAACGACGCGGAAATGCTGTCGATGGCCGGGAAAGGCTGCATCATGGAAAACGCGCACCAGCGTCTGAAAGACATGCATCCTGAGCTGGAAGTGATCGGCACCAACGCCGACAACGCCGTGCCGAACTACCTGCGCAAGCTGTTCCTTGAATAA
- a CDS encoding carboxylate/amino acid/amine transporter gives MALLIITTILWAFSFSLIGEYLAGHVDSYFSVLMRVGLAALVFLPFLRLRGQTLKTILLYMLVGAMQLGVMYLFSFRAYVYLSVSEFLLFTVLTPLYITLIYDLLSKRRLRWGYVLSALLAVAGAAIIRYDKVSDHFWTGLMFVQLANISFAIGMVGYKRLMEIHPMPQHNAFAWFYMGAFIVAVVAWFMLGNPQKLPTTTLQWSVLVWLGVVASGLGYFMWNYGATQVDAGTLGIMNNVHVPAGLLVNLAIWQEQPHWPSFIIGGTVILASLWVHRHWVAPRSEQTAGGRKRDSALSE, from the coding sequence GTGGCGCTACTCATTATCACCACTATTCTGTGGGCCTTCTCGTTCAGCCTGATCGGTGAATACCTTGCCGGACACGTCGACAGCTATTTCTCGGTGCTGATGCGCGTCGGGCTGGCGGCGCTGGTGTTCCTGCCGTTCCTGCGCCTGCGCGGGCAGACGCTCAAAACCATTCTGCTGTACATGCTGGTGGGCGCGATGCAGCTCGGCGTCATGTACCTGTTCAGCTTCCGCGCGTATGTCTATCTGTCGGTCTCGGAGTTCCTGCTTTTCACAGTGCTGACGCCGCTCTATATCACCCTGATTTATGACCTGCTGAGCAAACGCCGCCTGCGCTGGGGCTACGTGCTGAGCGCGCTGCTGGCGGTGGCCGGTGCGGCGATTATTCGCTACGACAAAGTGAGCGATCACTTCTGGACCGGGCTGATGTTTGTCCAGCTGGCGAACATCAGCTTTGCGATTGGTATGGTGGGCTACAAACGCCTGATGGAGATCCACCCGATGCCGCAGCACAACGCCTTCGCCTGGTTCTACATGGGGGCGTTCATCGTCGCGGTGGTGGCGTGGTTTATGCTCGGCAATCCGCAAAAACTACCGACCACCACGCTGCAGTGGAGCGTGCTTGTCTGGCTGGGCGTGGTCGCATCAGGGCTGGGCTATTTTATGTGGAACTACGGAGCCACACAGGTGGACGCCGGGACGCTGGGCATCATGAACAACGTTCACGTGCCCGCAGGGCTGCTGGTGAACCTGGCGATCTGGCAGGAACAACCGCACTGGCCAAGCTTTATTATTGGGGGGACGGTGATCCTGGCTTCGCTATGGGTGCATCGCCATTGGGTCGCTCCGCGCTCCGAACAAACGGCAGGTGGTCGCAAGCGTGATTCCGCGCTGAGCGAATAA
- the rhtC gene encoding threonine export protein RhtC has translation MLMLFLTVALVHIVALMSPGPDFFFVSQTAVSRSRKEAMMGVLGITMGVMVWAAVALLGLNLILAKMAWLHNIIMVGGGLYLCWMGYQMLRGALKKEEGVAAPEPKVELATGGRSFVRGLLTNLANPKAIIYFGSVFSLFVGDDVGAGARWGIFLLIVVETFAWFTVVASLFALPSMRRGYQRLAKWIDGFAGALFAGFGIHLIISR, from the coding sequence ATGTTGATGCTATTCCTCACTGTGGCGTTGGTGCACATCGTTGCGCTGATGAGCCCTGGCCCTGACTTTTTCTTCGTTTCGCAGACCGCCGTCAGCCGCTCCCGTAAAGAGGCGATGATGGGCGTGCTCGGGATTACTATGGGCGTAATGGTCTGGGCTGCCGTGGCGCTGCTCGGCCTGAACCTGATCCTCGCGAAAATGGCCTGGCTGCATAACATCATTATGGTCGGCGGCGGCCTGTATCTGTGCTGGATGGGCTACCAGATGCTGCGCGGTGCGCTGAAGAAAGAAGAGGGCGTTGCTGCACCAGAGCCGAAAGTGGAGCTGGCAACCGGCGGTCGCAGCTTTGTGCGCGGTTTACTGACCAACCTCGCCAACCCAAAAGCGATTATCTACTTCGGCTCGGTGTTCTCTCTGTTCGTCGGTGACGACGTCGGCGCAGGCGCGCGCTGGGGTATTTTCCTGCTGATCGTCGTCGAAACTTTCGCGTGGTTCACCGTGGTGGCGAGCCTGTTCGCCTTACCGTCCATGCGTCGCGGCTATCAGCGTCTGGCGAAGTGGATCGACGGCTTTGCGGGTGCGCTGTTTGCAGGGTTTGGTATCCACCTGATTATTTCGCGCTAA
- the rhtB gene encoding homoserine/homoserine lactone efflux protein, with translation MTFEWWFAYLLTSIILSLSPGSGAINTMTTSINHGYRGAAASIAGLQTGLGIHIVLVGIGLGTLFSRSVLAFEVLKWAGAAYLIWLGIQQWRAAGSIDLNTLAHTQTRGRLFKRAVFVNLTNPKSIVFLAALFPQFIVPHQPQVMQYVVLGATTIIVDIIVMIGYATLAQRIAAWIKGPKQMKALNKVFGSLFMLVGALLASARHA, from the coding sequence ATGACCTTCGAGTGGTGGTTCGCTTACCTGCTCACATCCATCATCCTGAGCCTTTCCCCAGGCTCCGGCGCGATCAATACCATGACCACATCCATTAACCACGGCTATCGCGGCGCGGCTGCGTCCATTGCCGGACTACAAACCGGGCTGGGGATTCATATCGTGCTGGTCGGGATTGGCCTTGGGACTTTGTTCTCGCGTTCGGTGCTGGCGTTTGAAGTGCTGAAATGGGCGGGCGCGGCCTATCTGATTTGGCTGGGCATCCAGCAGTGGCGCGCGGCGGGCTCGATTGACCTGAATACTCTCGCCCACACGCAGACGCGCGGTCGTCTGTTCAAGCGCGCGGTGTTTGTGAACCTGACCAACCCGAAAAGCATCGTGTTTCTCGCCGCCCTCTTCCCGCAGTTTATCGTCCCGCATCAGCCCCAGGTGATGCAGTACGTGGTGCTGGGTGCCACGACCATTATTGTCGATATCATCGTGATGATTGGTTACGCGACGCTGGCGCAGCGGATTGCGGCGTGGATTAAGGGGCCTAAGCAGATGAAGGCATTGAATAAAGTGTTTGGGTCGTTGTTTATGCTGGTGGGGGCGTTATTGGCTTCGGCGAGGCATGCCTGA
- the recQ gene encoding ATP-dependent DNA helicase RecQ, which produces MAQAEVMNQESLAKQVLQETFGYQQFRPGQETIIETVLEGRDCLVVMPTGGGKSLCYQVPALVLDGLTVVVSPLISLMKDQVDQLLANGVAAACINSTQTREQQQDVMAGCRTGQIRLLYIAPERLMLDNFLDHLAHWNPVLLAVDEAHCISQWGHDFRPEYAALGQLRQRFPALPFMALTATADDTTRLDIVRLLGLNDPFIQVSSFDRPNIRYMLMEKFKPTDQLLRYVQEQRGKSGIIYCNSRAKVEDTAARLQNRGFSAAAYHAGLENHIRADVQEKFQRDDLQIVVATVAFGMGINKPNVRFVVHFDIPRNIESYYQETGRAGRDGLPAEAMLFYDPADMAWLRRCLEEKPQGQLLDIERHKLNAMGAFAEAQTCRRLVLLNYFGEGRQEPCGNCDVCLDPPKQYDGLMDARKALSTIYRVNQRFGMGYVVEVLRGANNQRIREMGHDKLPVYGIGREQSHEHWVSIIRQLIHLGFATQNIAQHSALQLTEAARPVLRGELELQLAVPRVIALKPRVAQKSYGGNYDRKLFAKLRKLRKAIADEENIPPYVVFNDATLIEMAEQIPLSAGEMLSVNGVGTRKLERFGKEFMALIRSHADGDDEE; this is translated from the coding sequence GTGGCGCAGGCGGAAGTAATGAATCAGGAATCGCTGGCTAAACAGGTTTTGCAGGAAACCTTTGGCTATCAGCAGTTCCGCCCTGGCCAGGAAACCATCATTGAAACCGTGCTGGAAGGTCGTGACTGTCTGGTGGTCATGCCGACAGGCGGCGGGAAATCGCTCTGCTATCAGGTGCCCGCGCTGGTGCTGGACGGCCTCACGGTCGTCGTATCGCCGCTCATTTCCCTGATGAAAGACCAGGTGGATCAGCTGCTGGCGAACGGCGTTGCCGCTGCCTGTATCAACTCCACCCAGACCCGCGAACAGCAGCAGGACGTGATGGCGGGCTGTCGTACCGGGCAGATTCGCCTGCTGTACATCGCCCCTGAACGCCTGATGCTGGATAACTTCCTCGATCATTTGGCGCACTGGAATCCGGTGCTGCTGGCAGTCGACGAAGCGCACTGTATCTCCCAGTGGGGACACGATTTCCGTCCGGAATACGCCGCGCTCGGCCAGCTGCGTCAGCGATTCCCGGCGCTGCCGTTTATGGCGCTCACCGCTACGGCGGATGACACCACGCGTCTGGATATCGTGCGTCTGCTCGGGCTGAACGATCCGTTCATTCAGGTCAGCAGCTTCGACCGCCCGAACATCCGCTACATGCTGATGGAAAAATTCAAGCCGACGGACCAGCTTCTGCGCTACGTCCAGGAACAGCGCGGCAAATCCGGCATTATCTACTGCAACAGCCGCGCGAAGGTGGAAGACACCGCCGCGCGTCTGCAAAACCGTGGCTTTAGCGCCGCGGCCTATCACGCCGGTTTAGAAAACCACATCCGTGCCGACGTGCAGGAGAAATTCCAGCGCGACGATCTGCAAATCGTGGTCGCGACCGTGGCCTTCGGGATGGGGATCAACAAGCCGAACGTGCGCTTTGTGGTGCATTTCGACATCCCGCGCAATATCGAATCTTACTATCAGGAGACGGGCCGCGCCGGACGCGACGGTCTGCCTGCTGAAGCGATGCTGTTTTATGATCCGGCGGATATGGCGTGGCTGCGCCGCTGTCTGGAAGAAAAACCGCAGGGTCAGCTGCTGGATATTGAACGTCACAAGCTCAATGCGATGGGCGCGTTTGCCGAAGCGCAAACCTGCCGTCGTCTGGTGCTGCTTAACTATTTTGGTGAGGGGCGTCAGGAGCCGTGCGGCAACTGCGATGTCTGTCTCGACCCGCCGAAGCAGTACGATGGCCTGATGGACGCGCGTAAGGCGCTCTCAACCATTTACCGCGTGAACCAGCGCTTTGGTATGGGCTACGTGGTTGAAGTGCTGCGCGGGGCGAATAACCAGCGTATCCGCGAGATGGGCCACGACAAGCTGCCGGTCTATGGCATTGGCCGCGAACAGAGCCACGAGCACTGGGTGAGCATTATCCGCCAGCTGATTCACCTCGGCTTCGCCACGCAAAACATTGCCCAGCACTCTGCGCTCCAGCTCACGGAAGCGGCGCGCCCGGTGCTGCGCGGCGAGTTAGAACTCCAGCTCGCGGTTCCGCGCGTCATTGCCCTGAAACCACGCGTGGCGCAAAAATCCTACGGCGGCAACTACGACCGCAAGCTGTTTGCCAAACTGCGCAAGCTGCGTAAGGCGATCGCCGACGAAGAGAACATCCCGCCATATGTGGTGTTTAACGATGCGACGCTGATTGAAATGGCCGAGCAGATACCGCTCAGCGCCGGTGAAATGCTCAGCGTTAACGGCGTCGGGACGCGCAAACTTGAGCGCTTCGGCAAAGAGTTCATGGCGCTGATCCGCTCTCATGCGGATGGTGACGATGAGGAGTAG
- the pldB gene encoding lysophospholipase L2, whose protein sequence is MFQQKKDWETRENAFAAFSMGPLTDFWRQREEAEITGVDNVPVRFVRFRDVKNDRVIVVCPGRIESYVKYAELAYDLFHLGFDVLIIDHRGQGRSGRLLSDTHRGHVVNFSDYVDDLAAFWEQEVQPGPWRKRYILAHSMGGAIATLFLQRHPHQCDAIALTAPMFGIVMRFPDWMVRHILDWAEGHQRIREGYAIGTGRWRALPFAMNVLTHSRQRYRRNLRFYADEPRLRVGGPTYHWVREGIRAGESALAGVNKDATPTLLIQAEEERVVDNRMHDRFCELRAAAGHPCEGEKPLVIKGAYHEILFEKDTMRSVALNAIVEFFDRHN, encoded by the coding sequence ATGTTTCAGCAGAAAAAGGACTGGGAAACACGCGAGAACGCATTTGCTGCTTTCTCCATGGGGCCGCTGACCGATTTCTGGCGTCAGCGCGAAGAGGCCGAAATTACCGGCGTGGATAATGTTCCGGTGCGCTTTGTGCGTTTTCGGGATGTCAAAAACGACCGCGTGATCGTCGTCTGTCCCGGTCGAATCGAAAGTTACGTCAAATACGCTGAACTGGCTTACGACCTTTTCCATCTTGGTTTTGATGTACTGATTATCGACCATCGTGGGCAAGGTCGCTCCGGGCGGTTGCTATCGGACACGCACCGCGGGCATGTGGTGAATTTCAGCGATTATGTCGACGATCTCGCTGCGTTCTGGGAGCAGGAAGTGCAGCCGGGTCCGTGGCGCAAACGCTACATTCTGGCTCACTCGATGGGTGGGGCGATTGCGACGCTGTTTTTACAACGTCACCCGCATCAGTGCGACGCCATTGCGCTCACCGCGCCGATGTTTGGCATCGTGATGCGCTTCCCGGACTGGATGGTGCGCCATATTCTCGACTGGGCTGAGGGCCATCAGCGCATTCGTGAAGGCTACGCGATCGGCACCGGTCGCTGGCGCGCGCTGCCGTTTGCCATGAACGTGCTGACGCACAGCCGACAGCGCTATCGCCGCAACCTGCGCTTCTACGCCGATGAGCCGCGTCTGCGCGTCGGTGGGCCAACGTACCACTGGGTGCGTGAGGGCATCCGCGCGGGTGAATCAGCGCTCGCGGGTGTCAATAAAGATGCGACGCCGACGCTTCTGATTCAGGCCGAAGAAGAGCGTGTGGTGGATAACCGCATGCACGACCGTTTTTGTGAATTGCGCGCCGCCGCCGGGCATCCCTGTGAAGGGGAAAAACCGCTGGTCATAAAGGGTGCGTACCATGAGATCCTTTTTGAAAAGGACACCATGCGCTCAGTCGCGCTCAACGCCATCGTCGAGTTTTTCGACAGGCATAACTGA
- the metE gene encoding 5-methyltetrahydropteroyltriglutamate--homocysteine S-methyltransferase, protein MTIINHTLGFPRVGLRRELKKAQESYWAGNATRDELLAVGRELRARHWDQQKQAGVDLLPVGDFAWYDHVLTTSLLLGNVPARHQNNDGSVDIDTLFRLGRGRAPTGEPAAAAEMTKWFNTNYHYMVPEFVKGQQFKLTWTQILDEVDEALALGHKIKPVLLGPVTYLWLGKVKGEQFDRLSLLKDILPVYQQVLAELAKRGIEWVQIDEPALVLELPQEWLDAFKPAYDALAGQVKLLLTTYFEGVTPNLDTITALPVQGLHVDLVHGKDDVAEIHKRLPSDWLLSAGLVNGRNVWRADLTEKYAQIKDIVGKRDLWVASSCSLLHSPIDLSVETRLDAEVKSWFAFALQKCEELALLRDALNSGDTAAITEWSAPIQARRHSTRVHNAAVEKRLAAITAKDSQRENAYEVRAEAQRARFNLPAWPTTTIGSFPQTTEIRGLRLDFKKGNLDANNYRTGIAEHIKQAIVEQERLGLDVLVHGEAERNDMVEYFGEHLDGFVFTQNGWVQSYGSRCVKPPVVIGDVSRPEAITVEWAKYAQSLTDKPVKGMLTGPVTILCWSFPREDVTRETIAKQIALALRDEVADLEAAGIGIIQIDEPALREGLPLRRSDWAAYLEWGVEAFRINAAVAKNDTQIHTHMCYCEFNDIMDSIAALDADVITIETSRSDMELLESFEEFDYPNEIGPGVYDIHSPNVPSVEWIEALLQKAAQRIPAERLWVNPDCGLKTRGWPETRAALANMVKAAQNLRQA, encoded by the coding sequence ATGACAATTATTAACCACACCCTCGGTTTCCCTCGCGTTGGCCTGCGCCGCGAGCTGAAAAAAGCACAAGAAAGTTACTGGGCGGGCAACGCCACGCGTGACGAACTGCTGGCGGTGGGGCGTGAACTGCGCGCTCGCCACTGGGATCAGCAAAAACAGGCAGGCGTGGATCTGCTGCCGGTGGGCGATTTCGCCTGGTACGACCATGTTCTGACCACCAGCCTGCTGCTCGGCAACGTGCCGGCTCGTCATCAGAACAACGATGGATCGGTAGATATCGACACCCTGTTCCGTCTGGGCCGTGGCCGCGCACCGACCGGTGAGCCCGCCGCCGCCGCGGAAATGACCAAATGGTTTAACACCAACTACCACTACATGGTGCCGGAGTTCGTGAAGGGCCAGCAGTTTAAACTGACCTGGACCCAGATCCTGGATGAAGTCGACGAAGCCCTGGCGCTGGGCCATAAAATCAAACCTGTGCTGCTCGGCCCGGTGACCTACCTGTGGCTGGGCAAAGTGAAAGGCGAACAGTTTGACCGCCTGAGCCTGCTGAAAGATATCCTGCCGGTCTATCAGCAGGTGCTGGCTGAGCTGGCAAAACGCGGCATCGAGTGGGTGCAAATCGACGAACCGGCGCTGGTGCTGGAGCTGCCGCAGGAGTGGCTGGATGCCTTCAAACCGGCGTACGACGCGCTGGCAGGCCAGGTCAAACTGTTGCTGACCACCTATTTCGAAGGCGTCACGCCGAACCTCGACACCATTACCGCGCTGCCGGTGCAGGGCCTGCATGTGGATCTGGTTCACGGCAAAGATGACGTGGCGGAAATTCATAAGCGTCTGCCGTCTGACTGGCTGCTCTCTGCCGGTCTGGTGAACGGTCGTAACGTCTGGCGCGCCGATCTCACCGAGAAATACGCGCAGATTAAAGACATCGTCGGGAAACGTGATCTGTGGGTGGCGTCGTCTTGCTCCCTGCTGCACAGCCCGATCGACCTGAGCGTCGAAACGCGTCTGGATGCGGAAGTGAAGAGCTGGTTTGCCTTCGCCCTGCAGAAATGTGAAGAGCTGGCCCTGCTGCGCGATGCGCTGAACAGCGGCGACACGGCGGCGATCACCGAATGGAGCGCTCCTATTCAGGCGCGTCGTCACTCGACTCGCGTTCACAACGCGGCGGTGGAAAAACGTCTGGCGGCGATCACCGCCAAAGACAGCCAGCGTGAAAACGCCTACGAAGTGCGTGCTGAAGCTCAGCGTGCGCGCTTTAATCTGCCGGCCTGGCCGACGACGACCATCGGCTCCTTCCCGCAGACCACTGAAATCCGCGGCCTGCGCCTGGACTTCAAAAAAGGCAATCTGGACGCCAACAACTACCGCACCGGCATCGCGGAACACATCAAGCAGGCGATTGTTGAGCAGGAGCGTCTGGGTCTGGACGTACTGGTCCACGGTGAAGCCGAGCGTAACGACATGGTCGAGTATTTCGGCGAGCACCTGGACGGGTTCGTCTTTACCCAGAACGGCTGGGTGCAGAGCTACGGCTCCCGCTGCGTGAAACCACCGGTCGTCATCGGCGACGTCAGCCGCCCGGAAGCGATCACCGTTGAGTGGGCGAAATACGCTCAGTCTCTGACCGACAAACCGGTGAAAGGCATGCTGACGGGTCCGGTGACCATTCTGTGCTGGTCCTTCCCGCGTGAAGACGTGACCCGCGAAACCATCGCCAAACAGATTGCTCTGGCGCTGCGCGATGAAGTGGCGGATCTGGAAGCGGCCGGGATTGGCATCATCCAGATTGACGAACCGGCACTGCGCGAAGGTCTCCCGCTGCGTCGCAGCGACTGGGCGGCGTACCTGGAGTGGGGCGTGGAAGCCTTCCGCATCAACGCGGCGGTGGCAAAGAACGACACACAGATCCACACCCACATGTGTTACTGCGAATTTAACGACATCATGGACTCCATCGCCGCGCTGGATGCGGACGTGATCACCATCGAAACCTCGCGTTCCGATATGGAGCTGCTGGAGTCGTTCGAAGAGTTCGACTACCCGAACGAAATCGGGCCGGGCGTGTACGACATTCACTCCCCGAACGTGCCAAGCGTGGAGTGGATTGAAGCCCTGCTGCAGAAAGCCGCCCAGCGCATTCCGGCGGAGCGTCTTTGGGTTAACCCGGACTGCGGCCTGAAAACCCGCGGCTGGCCTGAGACTCGCGCCGCGCTGGCGAATATGGTGAAAGCTGCGCAGAATTTGCGTCAGGCGTAA
- a CDS encoding LysR substrate-binding domain-containing protein gives MFISDETLRVIHLVARYQSITSAAEQLNKVPSAISYTIKKAEEALGADLFIRKGRYIELTPAGSYFIEHSKTILTDMDALRRNTVLVHDGIERELTIAANNIIPPAVLAAFIADFERQFTSTTLTVSLEVYNGCWDALYSRRADLVVGAPHAVPSTEGIISEPIGQMEWDFVVSPQHPLAGARHPLENTELRQFSAICIRDTSVNFTPLHAWLLEGQKPLFVPDFAMAIALIEQNVGIGYIPHHLALPLLNSGTLLKKPMREHKHATKLFLAARSDGMGKVCRWCMDYFQQPETRARLSGG, from the coding sequence ATGTTTATCTCTGACGAAACTCTCCGCGTGATTCATCTGGTCGCCAGATACCAGAGCATCACCTCCGCCGCGGAACAGCTCAACAAAGTGCCCTCCGCCATCAGCTATACCATCAAGAAAGCCGAAGAGGCGCTGGGCGCGGATCTTTTCATTCGTAAAGGTCGCTACATTGAGCTGACTCCCGCGGGCTCGTATTTCATCGAACACAGTAAAACAATTCTGACCGATATGGACGCGCTGCGGCGCAACACCGTGCTGGTGCACGACGGCATTGAGCGTGAGCTCACGATCGCCGCCAATAACATTATCCCACCGGCGGTTCTGGCCGCGTTTATTGCCGATTTCGAGCGCCAGTTTACCTCCACCACCCTGACGGTGAGCCTTGAGGTGTACAACGGCTGCTGGGATGCGCTCTACAGCCGACGCGCCGATCTGGTGGTGGGCGCGCCGCATGCGGTGCCGAGTACGGAGGGGATCATCAGCGAGCCGATTGGTCAGATGGAGTGGGATTTTGTCGTCAGCCCGCAGCATCCGCTCGCCGGGGCGCGCCATCCGCTGGAAAACACCGAGCTGCGCCAGTTTTCCGCCATCTGCATTCGCGATACGTCCGTCAACTTTACGCCGCTCCATGCATGGCTGCTGGAAGGACAAAAGCCGCTGTTCGTCCCGGATTTTGCGATGGCGATTGCGCTGATTGAGCAGAATGTGGGGATCGGCTACATCCCGCATCATCTGGCATTGCCGCTGTTAAATAGCGGGACGTTGTTGAAAAAACCGATGCGCGAACATAAGCATGCGACGAAGCTGTTTCTGGCCGCGCGTTCAGACGGGATGGGGAAGGTGTGCCGCTGGTGTATGGATTATTTCCAGCAGCCGGAGACGCGAGCGCGGTTGAGCGGGGGATAG